The following proteins come from a genomic window of Thermoproteus sp.:
- a CDS encoding nuclease NurA, with the protein MRQLISEILRIAELEIPRNKDILIKLASKAYEYKDLVVRPSEVQMPPDYVAIDSGYITIRYRYLDLTIIVLVILKNNINIKTIILNRKKDENLNINFYARQQEIRYAQEEGGYVLLDGPLTPYVADPTGLMVGVSKDPAAARYWRGLGGEAGEWFREISRYVSELYGAELLLRGEPPGSMLRPIRVGKFLGTYIKGDSVFYVEFPEYIPIEVVASFFKFGYPIKLRLAHKYAKISSEYLRTVKIMLSRFLELSNKYRDFL; encoded by the coding sequence ATGAGACAGCTTATCTCTGAAATATTACGTATAGCTGAATTAGAAATACCAAGAAACAAAGATATATTGATTAAACTGGCGTCAAAGGCTTATGAATACAAGGACCTAGTCGTGAGGCCCTCTGAAGTTCAGATGCCTCCAGACTACGTCGCTATAGATTCGGGCTATATTACTATCCGATATCGATATTTAGATTTAACCATTATTGTATTAGTAATTTTAAAGAATAATATTAATATAAAAACTATAATATTAAATAGGAAAAAAGATGAGAATTTAAATATAAATTTCTATGCAAGACAACAAGAAATCAGATATGCACAGGAAGAGGGGGGATATGTCCTTCTAGACGGGCCCTTGACGCCATATGTGGCAGACCCAACTGGCTTGATGGTGGGAGTCTCTAAGGATCCCGCCGCCGCGCGTTATTGGAGGGGCCTCGGCGGGGAGGCGGGCGAGTGGTTTAGGGAGATTTCGAGATATGTATCGGAGCTATACGGCGCTGAGTTGCTCCTTAGGGGCGAGCCGCCTGGCTCCATGTTAAGACCTATAAGGGTGGGCAAATTCCTTGGCACATATATAAAGGGAGATTCTGTATTCTATGTGGAATTTCCTGAATATATACCTATAGAAGTAGTTGCTTCCTTCTTCAAATTTGGCTACCCAATAAAATTGAGGCTTGCCCATAAATATGCTAAAATCTCTAGCGAATATTTAAGGACGGTGAAGATTATGCTTTCGAGGTTTCTAGAACTCTCCAACAAATATAGGGATTTCCTATAG
- a CDS encoding 30S ribosomal protein S4: MGGKKKSRKTYLDGKPKKLWNTQLLLEELQLMGEYGLRNKRELWKARAVLKHIVRRARSLLSMRAEERAPLEMPFKERLYKMGFIEDINIPLDRVLSLDVRAVLDRRLQTIVYKRGLAKTPYEARQLIAHGHIAINGRRVRSPGFLVPRDLEDKITYAPTSPLAARAQQAQ, translated from the coding sequence ATGGGCGGCAAAAAGAAGAGTAGAAAGACCTACCTCGACGGCAAGCCGAAAAAGTTGTGGAACACCCAACTGTTGCTAGAAGAGCTACAGCTGATGGGCGAATACGGCCTTAGGAACAAGCGGGAGCTCTGGAAGGCCAGAGCCGTCTTGAAGCACATAGTGAGGCGCGCCAGAAGTCTACTCTCGATGAGGGCTGAGGAGAGGGCGCCGCTGGAGATGCCCTTCAAGGAGAGGCTATATAAAATGGGCTTTATAGAGGACATCAACATACCGCTCGATAGGGTGTTATCGCTAGACGTGAGGGCGGTGTTGGACAGACGCCTCCAGACTATAGTCTACAAGAGGGGGCTCGCCAAGACGCCTTATGAGGCGAGGCAGTTGATCGCCCACGGCCATATAGCCATCAACGGCAGGAGGGTAAGATCGCCCGGCTTTTTGGTTCCAAGAGATCTGGAGGATAAAATAACGTACGCCCCCACGAGCCCGTTGGCCGCAAGGGCCCAACAGGCCCAATAG
- a CDS encoding radical SAM protein: MYYNIRRGAIARGCDLCLVGAKAVIFITGLCRYRCFYCPVDKQRFGRDVMYVNDVRVEDVEDVVVEVAKSGVAGAAITGGDPLEVPKRVFEVVSALKRAFGRDFHIHLYTRPASLNNASVNALINSGIDEVRLHFISYGEVSRRTSHIAALKYTGISVGVEVPAVPGLEKSISYAINALADLGLIDFVNINELDVSESNIESLKSLGFKIGDGYVPNSVEAARRIMDMIDERIPVHICRSKAKDLFQIGARVFREAMFSAYFNEHVRDDGAIEYTEEGVHPRDMRAGNIKVKIRLGGKYLEVE, from the coding sequence GTGTATTATAATATACGACGTGGCGCCATCGCCAGAGGGTGTGATTTATGCCTAGTGGGAGCCAAGGCCGTTATCTTCATCACAGGGCTTTGTAGATATAGGTGTTTCTATTGTCCCGTAGATAAGCAGAGATTCGGCAGAGATGTGATGTATGTAAACGACGTCCGCGTAGAGGACGTAGAGGATGTGGTTGTGGAGGTCGCGAAGTCAGGTGTGGCGGGAGCCGCGATAACTGGAGGCGACCCTCTAGAGGTCCCCAAAAGGGTCTTCGAAGTCGTCTCGGCGTTGAAACGCGCGTTCGGGAGGGACTTTCACATACATCTATACACCAGGCCCGCTAGCCTCAACAACGCCTCAGTTAACGCGTTGATAAATTCTGGCATAGACGAAGTGAGGCTGCACTTCATAAGCTACGGCGAGGTTTCGAGGAGGACAAGCCATATAGCCGCCCTCAAATACACAGGCATATCTGTAGGCGTGGAGGTGCCCGCGGTCCCCGGCCTCGAGAAGAGCATCTCCTATGCGATAAACGCCTTGGCCGACTTGGGCCTTATAGATTTCGTGAACATAAACGAGCTTGACGTCTCGGAGAGCAACATAGAGTCTCTGAAGTCTCTGGGCTTCAAGATAGGCGATGGGTATGTGCCCAACAGCGTAGAGGCCGCCAGAAGGATAATGGACATGATAGACGAGAGGATCCCCGTACATATATGTAGGAGCAAGGCCAAGGATTTATTCCAAATAGGCGCTAGGGTGTTTAGAGAGGCCATGTTCTCGGCCTATTTTAACGAACATGTGAGAGACGATGGGGCGATAGAATACACCGAAGAGGGAGTACATCCCCGCGATATGCGGGCCGGAAACATCAAGGTGAAGATACGCCTAGGAGGTAAATACCTCGAAGTTGAATAG
- a CDS encoding NAD(P)-binding domain-containing protein, giving the protein MALLDELFSASITFREVPTDKLGELGRSVMELVGVAPHFPIPLYVLHTCNRVEVYAWGVPQHAVKAVLAHYKEYSDKVVIRRGREAALHLLEVAAGLDSMLLGETDILGQMEEAFDSQVRAHITREPLKTVVERAIRFGKAVRTTTSISRGPRGLGSLSIIYVKERLGDLSKLTFGVIGAGSVGSGLVKELRDEGAQYIYILNRTFERAKEVAEKYGAIAMSLDERNVEKCLKMCDVVFTTAMSFEPIIVKIPEGSRVKVIVDLGVPGNVARGLPVEVVRIDDLQGLAERYNKDRISAVEEIRALALIEVDNIERALARRIFELELGEFMQYVASASQEEALRAGADSMTAARSAAKRAVLPLIEALKKFAESGRLDDAIEILREARKLAKKPQVASTS; this is encoded by the coding sequence ATGGCCCTCTTGGACGAACTGTTTTCGGCGTCCATAACGTTTAGAGAGGTGCCTACCGACAAGTTGGGCGAATTGGGGAGGAGCGTTATGGAGCTTGTGGGCGTCGCCCCGCATTTCCCCATACCGCTCTATGTCCTCCATACTTGCAATCGTGTTGAAGTCTACGCCTGGGGCGTCCCTCAACATGCAGTTAAGGCGGTCTTGGCACACTACAAGGAGTATTCCGATAAGGTGGTGATAAGGAGGGGGCGCGAGGCGGCGTTACATCTACTGGAGGTCGCGGCTGGGCTCGACTCGATGCTTCTAGGCGAGACCGACATATTGGGCCAGATGGAGGAGGCCTTCGACAGCCAAGTGAGGGCCCATATAACTAGAGAGCCGTTGAAGACCGTGGTGGAGAGGGCCATAAGGTTTGGCAAGGCCGTAAGGACCACTACTAGCATATCCAGAGGGCCGCGGGGATTGGGTAGCCTCTCGATTATTTACGTGAAGGAGCGCCTCGGCGATTTAAGCAAGTTGACGTTCGGCGTTATAGGCGCGGGGTCTGTGGGGAGCGGGCTTGTCAAGGAGCTGAGGGACGAAGGGGCCCAGTACATATATATCTTAAACCGCACCTTCGAAAGGGCTAAAGAAGTGGCGGAGAAATACGGCGCAATTGCGATGAGCCTAGACGAAAGGAATGTCGAGAAGTGCTTGAAGATGTGCGATGTCGTGTTCACCACGGCCATGTCCTTCGAGCCCATAATCGTGAAGATACCCGAGGGCAGTAGGGTCAAGGTAATTGTCGACCTAGGCGTTCCCGGCAACGTCGCAAGGGGCCTCCCCGTCGAGGTGGTGAGGATCGACGACCTTCAAGGCCTTGCCGAGCGTTACAATAAAGACAGAATATCGGCAGTAGAGGAAATACGAGCTTTGGCGCTAATCGAGGTAGACAACATCGAGAGGGCTCTGGCTAGGAGGATCTTCGAGCTAGAACTGGGCGAATTCATGCAATACGTGGCCTCGGCCTCCCAAGAGGAGGCGCTTAGAGCGGGGGCCGACTCGATGACAGCCGCCAGGTCGGCCGCCAAAAGGGCCGTCTTGCCGTTAATAGAAGCCTTGAAGAAATTCGCCGAGAGCGGCCGTCTTGACGATGCTATTGAGATACTACGGGAGGCCAGAAAGCTCGCTAAAAAGCCGCAAGTTGCTTCAACTTCTTAA
- a CDS encoding transcription factor produces MGEEVREEEKGEVRSELVTREGKKLVLIRWNTGKTSAGRLFGRYGPGGRPEFFKLLFGAVAGSLREQFGPDGENIFTRIRDSDKFRETSRDLFDGLKKWFFEEAVPKYKLERGDIFMISTELLLDPETGELTWNKEKTELVYWIRSDRCGQAAAPDYESIKRERDELAKEVERLKAENERLRRELEDVKEKLRQITSALK; encoded by the coding sequence ATGGGTGAGGAAGTTAGAGAGGAGGAGAAAGGCGAGGTTAGATCGGAACTAGTAACTCGCGAGGGGAAGAAACTGGTGTTAATACGGTGGAATACAGGAAAGACCTCGGCCGGGCGGCTCTTTGGACGCTACGGACCCGGCGGCCGTCCAGAGTTCTTCAAATTGCTGTTTGGCGCCGTGGCCGGCTCGCTCAGAGAGCAATTTGGGCCGGACGGCGAAAACATATTTACGCGGATAAGAGATTCCGATAAGTTTAGGGAGACCTCAAGAGATCTATTCGATGGGCTGAAGAAGTGGTTCTTCGAAGAGGCCGTGCCGAAATACAAACTGGAGCGCGGCGATATCTTCATGATATCTACAGAGCTGTTATTAGATCCGGAAACCGGAGAGTTGACTTGGAACAAAGAGAAGACCGAATTGGTGTATTGGATCAGAAGCGATAGATGCGGACAAGCCGCGGCGCCCGACTACGAGTCGATCAAAAGGGAAAGAGACGAATTGGCTAAAGAGGTAGAGAGGCTGAAAGCCGAAAATGAGCGGTTGAGGAGAGAACTAGAAGACGTCAAGGAGAAGCTTAGGCAAATAACCAGCGCGTTGAAGTAA
- the hemC gene encoding hydroxymethylbilane synthase gives MKIRVATRGSRLSLIQTEMFLNQIRSVEPDVEFEVITVKTSGDLVQDKPLYAIGVKGIFEKEVNLAVLRGEADIAVHSLKDLPSEIHEDLIVAGYSRRDPPYDVVASLRGYTIYDLPRGAKVGTSSVRRAAFVKNIRPDLRVETLRGNVDTRVNKVLQGVVDAAILAEAGLVRLYGGKPPLEIRRVRPEEVPPPPGQGIVAAVARAKDSWIVDLLRKASDYKAMLEAKAERTFLREVGASCHTAIGGLASATTSGIEFIAGYAAPDGSRKVILKIFGEDPEEVGLRAARTLKELIYEIERRQLR, from the coding sequence GTGAAAATAAGAGTGGCCACTAGGGGGAGTAGATTGAGCCTAATACAGACCGAGATGTTCCTAAACCAAATAAGAAGTGTGGAGCCCGATGTCGAGTTTGAAGTGATAACCGTAAAGACGTCGGGCGACTTGGTGCAAGACAAGCCGCTTTACGCCATAGGCGTAAAGGGCATATTCGAGAAGGAAGTAAATCTGGCGGTGCTCAGGGGCGAGGCGGATATAGCCGTCCACTCGCTGAAGGACCTGCCTTCCGAGATACACGAAGACCTCATAGTCGCAGGCTATTCGAGGAGGGACCCCCCATACGACGTCGTAGCCAGCCTCCGCGGCTATACTATATACGACCTGCCGCGCGGAGCTAAAGTGGGCACCTCCAGCGTCAGGAGGGCGGCCTTCGTCAAGAACATAAGGCCCGACCTACGCGTAGAGACCTTGAGGGGCAATGTCGACACTAGAGTGAATAAAGTGCTACAGGGGGTCGTTGACGCGGCGATTTTGGCGGAGGCCGGCCTCGTGAGACTCTACGGCGGGAAGCCGCCGCTTGAAATACGGCGAGTGAGGCCGGAAGAAGTGCCGCCGCCCCCCGGACAAGGCATTGTGGCGGCGGTGGCCCGGGCGAAAGACAGCTGGATAGTGGACCTTCTGAGGAAGGCAAGCGACTATAAGGCAATGCTAGAGGCCAAAGCGGAGAGGACCTTCCTAAGAGAGGTTGGCGCTAGTTGCCACACAGCTATAGGCGGCCTCGCCTCTGCGACTACAAGCGGTATAGAGTTTATAGCAGGATATGCCGCCCCTGACGGTAGCAGGAAAGTCATACTGAAAATATTCGGCGAAGACCCAGAGGAGGTAGGACTAAGGGCCGCCAGAACGTTAAAGGAATTGATCTACGAAATAGAACGCCGTCAGCTACGTTAA
- a CDS encoding ATP:cob(I)alamin adenosyltransferase, translating into MTKLAKPCILLGRCPGDLGDTEVLWFGEAKCVSKASAIVKLFGALEAAVVHINLAAVKAEGKYKRALWLALWSLQYAGFYLSTGDKKFLDMAFKSLNRAVKLAFVLASDAPLGWVICLDELCAYINAARTWVRWTERRLAQVDRGREVIMLLNHVGNVLFELMRARAHIVISGGKAFRYIPPPPTY; encoded by the coding sequence ATGACTAAATTAGCAAAACCTTGCATCTTGCTGGGCCGTTGTCCAGGCGATCTGGGAGATACAGAGGTTCTCTGGTTCGGCGAGGCTAAATGTGTGTCCAAGGCGTCGGCAATAGTGAAGCTCTTCGGGGCGTTGGAGGCCGCTGTGGTACATATAAACCTCGCCGCCGTGAAGGCTGAGGGGAAGTATAAAAGGGCCTTGTGGCTGGCCCTCTGGTCCCTTCAGTATGCCGGCTTCTATCTCTCCACAGGAGATAAGAAGTTTTTGGATATGGCGTTCAAATCTCTAAACCGTGCCGTGAAGTTGGCCTTCGTCCTCGCGTCGGATGCCCCCTTGGGCTGGGTCATATGTCTAGACGAATTATGTGCCTATATAAACGCCGCGAGGACCTGGGTCAGGTGGACAGAACGCAGGTTGGCGCAAGTCGACAGGGGAAGGGAGGTCATAATGCTTTTGAACCATGTGGGGAATGTCCTCTTCGAGCTCATGAGGGCGAGGGCCCATATAGTTATAAGCGGCGGTAAGGCCTTTAGATATATCCCCCCTCCGCCGACCTACTAA
- a CDS encoding DUF72 domain-containing protein translates to MIVGTCGFPKSRKEIYKSLDAVELQETFYNFPREERMKALAEEAPPGFVFAVKVFQGLTHPAGSPTYRRTRGFSPGPGHGLLRPTRENLELWDAFRRAVEPLRPRVYIFQTPPSMGVELLREAVEFFRTIRGEGIFVWEPRGAIASIPNLDEILSEVGVSLVVDPLRKAVPRSPIYYFRLHGLGRGEVNYSYRYTDEDLARLLEIVKKLENPYVMFNNVYMFEDAVRFKKLLKVSF, encoded by the coding sequence ATGATAGTAGGGACTTGCGGCTTCCCCAAAAGCAGAAAGGAGATCTACAAGTCGCTGGACGCCGTGGAGCTACAGGAGACTTTTTATAACTTCCCAAGGGAGGAGAGAATGAAGGCGTTGGCGGAAGAGGCGCCGCCCGGATTCGTATTCGCCGTGAAGGTATTCCAGGGGCTGACCCATCCGGCGGGAAGCCCGACATATAGGAGGACTAGAGGGTTCAGCCCGGGGCCTGGCCACGGCCTTCTAAGGCCCACGAGAGAGAACTTAGAGCTCTGGGACGCCTTTAGGAGGGCCGTGGAGCCCTTGAGGCCGCGCGTGTATATATTCCAGACGCCGCCCAGCATGGGCGTGGAGTTATTAAGGGAGGCGGTGGAGTTCTTCAGGACGATAAGAGGCGAGGGAATCTTCGTTTGGGAGCCTAGAGGCGCCATAGCGAGTATACCCAACTTAGACGAAATTCTCAGCGAAGTCGGCGTCTCGTTGGTAGTAGATCCCTTGAGGAAGGCTGTGCCGAGGTCGCCCATATATTACTTCAGGCTCCACGGCCTCGGGAGGGGCGAAGTCAACTATAGCTACAGATATACGGACGAAGATCTCGCCCGCCTTCTGGAAATAGTCAAGAAATTAGAAAATCCATATGTTATGTTCAATAATGTATATATGTTTGAAGATGCTGTCAGATTTAAAAAATTGTTAAAGGTCAGCTTCTAA
- a CDS encoding 30S ribosomal protein S13, which yields MSEVRAIVRIGDTDLDGTKAVAYALARIKGIGISAAFAICRRLGIDPQAPLGSLGEEQVSKLDWAVRNLHEIAPAWFLNRRRDPVNGRDAHLIGSDLILAAKNDIDLMKKLRSWKGMRHAAGLKVRGQRTVTTGRFGPTAGVAKKKEAQPGGGAKQ from the coding sequence GTGTCTGAGGTCAGAGCAATAGTACGTATTGGGGACACCGATCTGGACGGCACTAAGGCTGTAGCGTACGCGCTGGCTCGCATTAAGGGCATAGGGATATCTGCGGCATTTGCTATATGCCGGAGGCTAGGCATAGACCCCCAAGCTCCCCTAGGCTCGTTGGGCGAGGAGCAGGTGAGCAAGCTGGATTGGGCTGTGAGGAATCTACATGAGATCGCGCCTGCGTGGTTCTTAAATAGGCGTAGGGACCCTGTGAATGGACGCGACGCCCATCTAATTGGCTCCGACTTGATCTTAGCTGCCAAGAACGATATAGACCTCATGAAGAAGTTGAGGAGCTGGAAGGGCATGAGACACGCCGCTGGCTTGAAGGTCAGAGGCCAGCGCACAGTCACTACTGGCAGGTTCGGCCCCACTGCGGGAGTAGCCAAGAAGAAAGAGGCACAGCCGGGAGGCGGGGCGAAGCAATAG
- a CDS encoding isoaspartyl peptidase/L-asparaginase yields the protein MDPVVAVHGGAGRWSIKPEEESRVRKALADAVATGLYAMARGNAIDAVVEAVASMESSGVFNAGVSSVYTISGRVQMDAGIMDGRTGRAGAVASVEDVKSPVRLARYVLESTEHVLIVGEGATEIARTAGMLAARSLFYSEEKNRRFRDIKADASAGRWHYTKVVELAKKLGIGDTVGAVALDKDGNLAAATSTGGVWLKLDGRVGDSPIPGAGFWAENGVGAFSATGVGEAIILSLASFRAAELVRSGLDINEALRRTVEFVTKRFGPDTIGILGVDHKGRVSAAFNTHAMARAWGSGGEVKRIALRKEELWP from the coding sequence ATGGACCCAGTAGTCGCAGTACATGGAGGAGCTGGTAGGTGGAGCATAAAGCCCGAGGAGGAGAGCCGCGTCCGTAAGGCGCTGGCCGACGCCGTCGCGACAGGTCTCTACGCGATGGCGCGCGGCAACGCAATAGACGCAGTGGTCGAAGCCGTGGCGTCTATGGAGAGTTCCGGCGTTTTTAATGCTGGTGTCAGCTCTGTATATACCATATCGGGCAGAGTTCAGATGGACGCAGGCATTATGGACGGCAGGACTGGGAGGGCTGGCGCCGTGGCTTCGGTGGAAGACGTCAAGAGTCCCGTACGGCTCGCTAGATATGTCTTGGAGTCTACAGAACATGTATTAATAGTTGGCGAGGGGGCTACGGAAATAGCCCGCACGGCCGGCATGCTCGCGGCCAGATCTCTATTTTACAGCGAGGAGAAGAACAGGAGGTTTAGAGACATAAAGGCCGATGCCTCTGCCGGCCGTTGGCATTACACCAAAGTAGTGGAGCTGGCTAAAAAGCTCGGCATAGGAGATACCGTGGGCGCAGTGGCGTTAGATAAAGACGGCAACTTAGCCGCGGCCACTTCTACAGGCGGAGTCTGGTTGAAACTAGACGGTCGGGTCGGCGATTCGCCTATCCCAGGCGCCGGGTTCTGGGCCGAGAACGGCGTCGGCGCCTTTTCGGCGACAGGCGTCGGCGAGGCCATTATTTTAAGTCTGGCGTCGTTTAGAGCCGCCGAGCTTGTAAGATCCGGCTTAGATATAAACGAGGCCTTGAGGAGAACTGTCGAGTTCGTCACCAAGAGGTTCGGGCCCGATACTATAGGCATCTTGGGCGTAGACCACAAGGGCAGAGTGTCCGCCGCCTTCAACACACACGCCATGGCCAGAGCTTGGGGCTCCGGCGGGGAAGTCAAAAGGATAGCCTTACGTAAAGAAGAACTCTGGCCTTAA
- a CDS encoding KEOPS complex kinase/ATPase Bud32 encodes MRLIARGAEADLYEADWFGMKAVVKVRKPKPYRDPELDRAIRTRRTLNEVRLMARAREAGVDVPAVYFFDLEEALIVMEHIEGPTAKSLLEAGRDVLHDVGSIAARLHNAGIIHGDLALTNIIYRDGVKPFVIDMGLGYFVSGKKAYLEFARDVNVLLRILDTYGDKSREYEEAFWDGYRAVMGEAAEEVRKKVRLIRSSARYVER; translated from the coding sequence ATGCGGCTCATAGCTAGAGGCGCCGAGGCCGATCTATATGAGGCCGATTGGTTCGGCATGAAGGCCGTAGTGAAGGTAAGAAAGCCCAAGCCATATAGAGACCCAGAGCTGGATAGAGCTATTCGGACTAGAAGGACGCTGAACGAGGTGAGACTTATGGCGAGGGCCCGTGAGGCCGGCGTGGACGTGCCTGCAGTTTATTTCTTCGATCTGGAGGAGGCCCTTATAGTTATGGAACACATCGAGGGACCTACCGCCAAAAGCCTATTGGAGGCAGGGAGAGATGTGTTGCACGACGTGGGCTCAATAGCCGCGAGGTTGCATAACGCTGGCATAATCCACGGCGATTTGGCCCTGACTAATATAATATATCGCGACGGCGTCAAGCCCTTTGTGATAGATATGGGGCTGGGCTATTTCGTAAGCGGCAAGAAGGCCTATTTGGAGTTCGCGCGGGACGTCAACGTGTTGCTTAGAATTCTCGACACTTATGGCGATAAGAGTAGGGAATACGAAGAGGCATTTTGGGACGGATATAGGGCGGTCATGGGCGAGGCGGCCGAAGAGGTCAGGAAAAAGGTGAGGCTCATCCGGTCTTCCGCCCGCTACGTCGAACGTTGA
- a CDS encoding radical SAM protein, with the protein MGNKEVWQIYRPDAIVVWNDETVKHRLHWYYLVMKNLAPAKYHIAARIEAPRDYRSMDDAELWKLHEELGREFDEEWAVQKEKPDYSILGKDASAPSFLDVKIELARRELKRCRLCERRCGVDRTKRRGACMLDDKPRVSSWFHHLGEEAPLVPSGTIFFSGCNFRCVYCQNWDISQRPENGVEVTPRQLALIQIRLRAEGAKNINWVGGEPTPNIHAILESLGELARRKANVPQLWNSNMYLTLEGLNLILHVMDIWLPDFKYGNDACALKYSVAPRYVEVVSRNLSVICRRGENVIIRHLVLPGHIDCCTKPVLKWIAQNCPNALVNVMDQYHPDYLVPNMARYSDINRTVSEEEMEEAYRYADELGLVWRPVS; encoded by the coding sequence ATGGGAAATAAAGAAGTGTGGCAAATATACAGGCCCGACGCGATAGTTGTATGGAACGACGAGACCGTCAAGCATAGGCTCCATTGGTACTATTTGGTGATGAAGAACTTGGCCCCCGCGAAGTACCACATAGCGGCGCGCATAGAGGCCCCACGAGATTATAGGTCCATGGACGACGCAGAGCTCTGGAAGCTCCATGAGGAGTTGGGTAGGGAGTTCGACGAGGAGTGGGCTGTCCAGAAGGAGAAGCCGGACTACTCGATTTTGGGCAAAGACGCAAGTGCCCCCTCCTTCCTAGACGTGAAGATAGAACTAGCCCGTAGGGAGTTGAAGCGCTGCAGGCTCTGTGAGAGGCGATGTGGTGTCGATAGGACCAAAAGGAGGGGGGCGTGTATGCTTGACGACAAGCCCAGAGTCTCCAGTTGGTTCCACCACCTAGGCGAGGAGGCTCCTCTAGTGCCTTCAGGCACAATATTCTTCTCGGGGTGTAATTTCAGGTGTGTCTACTGCCAGAACTGGGACATATCGCAGAGGCCGGAAAACGGCGTGGAGGTGACGCCGCGCCAATTAGCTTTAATACAAATAAGGCTGAGGGCCGAAGGCGCTAAAAACATAAATTGGGTCGGCGGGGAGCCGACGCCGAATATACACGCCATATTGGAGTCGCTGGGAGAATTAGCGCGCAGAAAGGCCAACGTGCCCCAGTTGTGGAACTCAAATATGTACTTGACGCTGGAGGGTCTGAACTTAATACTACATGTAATGGACATATGGCTTCCAGACTTTAAGTACGGGAACGACGCATGTGCGTTGAAGTACTCGGTGGCGCCTAGATATGTGGAGGTCGTGTCCAGAAACCTCTCGGTCATATGTAGGCGCGGCGAGAATGTGATAATAAGGCATCTGGTGTTGCCAGGACATATAGACTGTTGCACAAAGCCCGTGCTCAAATGGATAGCCCAAAACTGCCCCAACGCGCTTGTCAATGTAATGGACCAATACCACCCGGACTACTTGGTGCCCAACATGGCGAGATATTCCGATATAAACAGGACCGTCTCGGAGGAGGAGATGGAAGAAGCATATAGATATGCCGACGAGCTGGGCCTCGTATGGCGGCCGGTTAGTTAA